Proteins from a genomic interval of Candidatus Nomurabacteria bacterium:
- a CDS encoding DUF305 domain-containing protein, with translation MKKSKTIGLILAAVAVTMTICGLYVYYQSRNTDKQSVASQSPVNDTNAMAGMDHSMNSMNAELEMLKGDAFDEKFLSLMTEHHAGAVDMAGYVVSDAKHQELRRLGVAIKADQQKEIDQMRQWAKQWGYTFTEPSQQALDAMSAPLKGKKGDDLDKQFITDMSIHHSGALEMAQLALTNAKHVEIKDFANRIITAQTKEIIDMTDWAAAWNYSLEENSNNPHTPKN, from the coding sequence ATGAAGAAAAGTAAAACAATCGGTTTAATTTTAGCTGCGGTAGCTGTAACGATGACAATTTGTGGATTATACGTTTACTACCAAAGTAGAAACACAGATAAACAGTCCGTAGCCTCACAGTCACCCGTCAACGATACCAATGCAATGGCTGGTATGGATCACAGTATGAACAGTATGAATGCCGAGCTTGAAATGTTAAAGGGCGATGCTTTTGATGAGAAGTTCTTAAGTCTTATGACAGAACATCACGCCGGGGCAGTCGACATGGCTGGCTATGTCGTTTCAGATGCTAAGCACCAAGAGTTACGCAGACTAGGGGTTGCGATTAAAGCCGATCAACAAAAAGAGATCGACCAGATGAGACAATGGGCAAAACAATGGGGCTACACCTTCACAGAGCCGTCTCAGCAAGCACTAGATGCCATGAGTGCTCCACTCAAAGGTAAGAAGGGCGACGATCTAGATAAGCAGTTTATAACTGATATGAGTATCCATCACAGTGGTGCACTTGAGATGGCACAGCTTGCACTGACTAATGCTAAGCATGTAGAGATAAAAGACTTTGCCAACAGAATTATTACTGCACAAACCAAAGAGATTATAGATATGACTGATTGGGCAGCAGCTTGGAACTACTCTCTTGAAGAAAATTCAAACAATCCTCACACCCCAAAAAATTAA
- a CDS encoding DUF305 domain-containing protein, with the protein MKFKLIVLVIVSLVLGIGVGVVGTRVVDKSNSAATDKAELVETNSDGSDQVKTFAENMKVLRSKQGKEFDKEFITLMMGSSQDAITMASFASEQADKKEVKAFADSTRETQIDNINQLKSWYSEWGFLLEDQENNPDIH; encoded by the coding sequence TTGAAATTTAAATTAATAGTTCTAGTAATTGTGAGTTTAGTTCTAGGTATTGGAGTAGGTGTTGTTGGGACAAGAGTAGTCGATAAATCTAACAGTGCTGCTACGGATAAGGCTGAGCTAGTAGAAACTAATAGTGACGGTTCTGATCAAGTCAAAACCTTTGCAGAAAACATGAAAGTACTACGTTCAAAGCAAGGCAAGGAGTTCGACAAGGAGTTTATCACCCTAATGATGGGTAGTAGCCAAGACGCTATAACAATGGCTAGTTTCGCATCCGAACAGGCTGACAAGAAAGAAGTTAAGGCATTTGCAGATTCCACCAGAGAGACCCAAATAGACAATATTAACCAGCTCAAGAGTTGGTATAGTGAATGGGGATTTTTGTTAGAAGATCAAGAAAACAACCCCGATATACATTAA
- a CDS encoding CHAP domain-containing protein, protein MKKIQTILTPQKIKTKQQRRVMKNTNVSSVQRLKASTFKCAAIILIVSNVSTPLLARAQSIDAKIKALESQRSNDETNSNQLGTQADGIQDTISDLQNQIASIQVQIDSNTSKKAKLNEEIDVAQLKLVEQKDLLSANIRSMYIEGDISPLEMIASSKNLGDFVDKQEYRDRIKENISDTVDDIERLKKQLGEQEKEVVRILTEQKSLSGALSQKQGEANVKLAQTNQQKSAFDAAVNSKTSKIASLRAQQLAANQRSSGGGGGGQTISSGQSGGGYPDKWAYAAQDSLVDSWGLYNRECVSYTAWKVYQSGKRMPYFGGRGNAKEWPSTAQSFGISTGSVPRAQSVAISYAGPYGHSMWVEEVLSGGRMRVSEYNFNVDGRYTERIISSSGYTYIYF, encoded by the coding sequence TTGAAGAAAATTCAAACAATCCTCACACCCCAAAAAATTAAAACAAAACAACAAAGGAGAGTCATGAAAAATACGAACGTGTCATCAGTACAGCGTCTCAAAGCCTCGACTTTTAAGTGTGCAGCAATCATTTTGATTGTAAGTAACGTTTCGACACCTCTACTAGCCAGAGCGCAGTCAATAGATGCTAAAATCAAAGCTCTTGAATCTCAAAGATCAAACGACGAAACAAATTCAAACCAACTTGGCACTCAGGCAGACGGCATTCAAGACACAATTTCGGATCTACAGAACCAGATTGCTTCTATACAGGTACAAATCGACAGCAATACTAGCAAAAAAGCCAAGTTAAACGAAGAGATTGATGTTGCTCAGCTAAAGCTAGTTGAGCAAAAAGATCTGTTGTCGGCTAATATTCGATCAATGTATATCGAAGGCGATATTTCTCCACTTGAGATGATAGCCTCAAGTAAAAATCTTGGTGATTTCGTCGATAAACAAGAATATCGTGATCGTATCAAAGAAAATATCTCTGACACAGTGGACGATATTGAGCGGCTAAAGAAACAGCTAGGCGAACAAGAGAAAGAAGTGGTTAGAATTTTAACTGAACAAAAGTCTCTAAGTGGGGCGTTGTCACAAAAGCAAGGTGAAGCTAATGTTAAGCTGGCACAAACCAATCAACAGAAATCTGCATTTGATGCAGCAGTTAATAGTAAAACTAGCAAAATAGCCAGTTTACGAGCGCAACAGTTAGCTGCTAATCAGAGGTCTTCAGGCGGTGGTGGCGGTGGACAAACTATTTCATCTGGTCAAAGTGGCGGTGGGTACCCAGATAAATGGGCATACGCAGCACAGGACTCACTAGTCGATAGCTGGGGGCTATATAACAGAGAGTGTGTAAGCTATACGGCATGGAAAGTATATCAATCTGGTAAAAGAATGCCTTACTTTGGTGGACGAGGTAATGCCAAGGAGTGGCCTTCAACAGCTCAGAGTTTCGGAATCTCTACAGGCTCAGTACCTCGTGCACAGTCGGTTGCTATATCGTATGCAGGTCCGTATGGACATTCCATGTGGGTGGAAGAAGTGTTAAGCGGTGGCAGAATGCGAGTAAGTGAGTATAACTTTAACGTTGATGGCCGTTACACCGAACGAATAATTTCTAGTAGTGGCTACACCTACATCTACTTTTAA
- a CDS encoding M23 family metallopeptidase, with product MLSLPFAQGAQIEVTEGWIYSDDEQKIHGKQLHGAVDIAANRGTPVYAATDGIAFSSYQYETSGEWKGKIVGLGYGRFVQLWDPETDTFTLYSHFENTAGNITYITPEKDGKKWNTPLTQLRDKQQLSKGTTIQKGDLLGYVGDSGLSWGYDETPDSRPDPRTYPSWDEPHLHFEVFHYDVNGKSLLDPYNLKSTGDKYDVDMLNPGALWLNDNQNAVKYAR from the coding sequence ATGCTGAGTCTTCCATTCGCTCAAGGGGCACAGATAGAAGTCACAGAGGGATGGATATACTCAGACGACGAACAAAAAATACATGGGAAGCAACTCCATGGTGCAGTTGATATTGCAGCAAATCGCGGCACACCAGTCTATGCGGCAACAGACGGTATTGCCTTCTCTTCGTACCAATACGAAACAAGCGGTGAATGGAAAGGTAAAATTGTGGGTCTGGGCTACGGAAGATTTGTGCAACTCTGGGATCCAGAGACTGATACGTTTACACTGTACAGTCATTTCGAAAATACTGCCGGAAATATCACATACATTACACCTGAAAAAGATGGTAAGAAGTGGAATACCCCACTAACTCAGCTTCGCGATAAACAACAGTTATCTAAAGGGACTACTATCCAAAAAGGAGACCTTCTAGGTTATGTAGGTGACTCTGGACTATCTTGGGGTTACGATGAAACACCTGATTCCCGACCAGATCCAAGAACATATCCATCTTGGGATGAGCCCCATCTACACTTCGAGGTATTTCATTATGACGTCAATGGGAAATCTCTTCTCGATCCGTACAATTTAAAGTCTACAGGCGATAAGTACGATGTCGACATGCTGAATCCAGGAGCACTATGGTTAAATGATAATCAGAATGCGGTAAAATATGCTCGTTAA
- a CDS encoding DUF3105 domain-containing protein, translating to MKNLRFIIILVMVLGGFVALYVFTSSQGSTEPRPGTAQSDEGREHVSTGKIVSYKNTVPTSGTHSVQPAAWGVSPTELPDEAIVHNMEHGGVVVSYRPDADKATVEKLTALLSKPFSNKNFLPTKVILMPRSGQESPILLASWRRTQELDKYDEQQIITYYTNNIGKSPEPRAS from the coding sequence ATGAAAAATCTTAGATTTATAATTATTTTAGTGATGGTGCTGGGTGGTTTTGTTGCCCTCTATGTCTTTACGTCATCTCAAGGCAGCACCGAGCCACGACCAGGTACAGCACAGAGTGACGAAGGGCGTGAGCATGTCTCTACTGGTAAAATTGTATCTTACAAAAATACAGTACCTACATCAGGTACCCATAGCGTTCAGCCAGCTGCTTGGGGCGTTTCTCCTACCGAGCTACCCGATGAGGCCATAGTGCATAATATGGAGCATGGTGGCGTTGTAGTGAGCTACAGGCCTGATGCCGATAAGGCAACTGTAGAAAAACTGACTGCACTGTTATCTAAGCCCTTTAGTAATAAGAACTTTTTGCCCACTAAAGTCATACTAATGCCAAGAAGTGGACAAGAGTCGCCCATTCTCCTTGCCTCGTGGAGGAGAACACAAGAGCTTGATAAGTACGATGAACAACAAATTATCACGTACTACACCAATAATATTGGTAAAAGCCCGGAACCGAGAGCAAGTTAA